One genomic segment of Lysobacter sp. 5GHs7-4 includes these proteins:
- a CDS encoding sulfate/molybdate ABC transporter ATP-binding protein, with product MDLHIQAIGKRYANVAALDAVDLDIASGELVALLGPSGSGKTTLLRVIAGLLHPDSGRLLFGDQDATRLSLRERNVGFVFQHYALFKHMTVAENIAFGLRSRPRKRRPDKATIARRVQELLTLIQLPELGARYPEQLSGGQKQRVALARALAIDPTVLLLDEPFGALDAKVRVELRRWLRRLHEQTGQTTLFVTHDQEEALELADRVVVLRDGRIEQVGTPEQIYREPASAYVFDFIGRANVLEGRAAGAQFAAAGHALRLPADGIGDGAARLYVRPHDLALVADGDGLPARVVAVHRLADRITVELQVEGQPRTLELDLVATPEAAVPAIGATVGVKPLRYRVYPV from the coding sequence ATGGACCTGCACATCCAAGCCATCGGCAAGCGTTACGCCAACGTCGCCGCGCTGGACGCGGTCGACCTGGACATCGCTTCGGGCGAATTGGTCGCGCTGCTGGGCCCGTCGGGCTCGGGCAAGACCACGCTATTGCGCGTGATCGCCGGCCTGCTGCATCCCGACAGCGGCCGGCTGTTGTTCGGCGACCAGGACGCGACCCGGCTGAGCCTGCGCGAACGCAACGTCGGTTTCGTGTTCCAGCATTACGCGCTGTTCAAGCACATGACGGTGGCCGAGAACATCGCCTTCGGCCTGCGCAGCCGGCCGCGCAAGCGCCGCCCGGACAAGGCCACGATCGCGCGCCGCGTGCAGGAGCTGCTGACGCTGATCCAGTTGCCGGAACTCGGCGCCCGCTATCCGGAGCAGTTGTCCGGCGGCCAGAAACAGCGCGTCGCGCTGGCGCGCGCGCTGGCGATCGATCCCACCGTGCTGCTGCTGGACGAACCGTTCGGCGCGCTCGACGCCAAGGTGCGCGTGGAGCTGCGGCGCTGGCTGCGGCGCCTGCACGAACAGACCGGCCAGACCACATTGTTCGTCACCCACGATCAGGAAGAAGCGCTGGAGCTGGCCGATCGGGTGGTGGTGCTGCGCGACGGCCGCATCGAACAGGTCGGCACGCCGGAGCAGATCTACCGCGAACCGGCGTCGGCGTATGTGTTCGATTTCATCGGCCGCGCCAACGTGCTGGAAGGGCGCGCAGCCGGCGCGCAGTTCGCGGCAGCCGGCCACGCCCTGCGCCTGCCCGCCGACGGCATCGGCGACGGCGCGGCGCGCTTATACGTGCGCCCGCACGACCTAGCCCTCGTTGCGGACGGCGACGGCCTGCCCGCGCGCGTGGTCGCCGTGCATCGCCTGGCCGACCGCATCACCGTGGAGCTGCAGGTCGAGGGCCAGCCGCGCACGCTGGAGCTGGACCTGGTGGCAACGCCGGAAGCGGCGGTGCCGGCGATCGGCGCCACGGTCGGGGTGAAGCCGCTGCGGTATCGGGTGTATCCGGTTTGA
- the hemB gene encoding porphobilinogen synthase yields MSYPYTRPRRMRRDEFSRRLMRETVLTANDLIYPVFVHELNGRAAVGSMPGIERLSIDELLRVAEQASELRVPALALFPVTAPDAKSLTAEDAWREDGLCQRAVRALKQHFPELGVITDVALDPYTTHGQDGLIDDSGYVMNDETVEALVKQALSHAVAGADVVAPSDMMDGRIGRIREALELEGHIHTRILAYSAKYASSFYGPFRDAVGSAGALGKGNKYTYQMDPANSDEAMREIALDLDEGADMIMVKPGMPYLDIVRRAKDEFGAPTFVYQVSGEYAMLRAAIQNGWLDERGCVLEALTSIKRAGADGVLTYFALDAARWLREAK; encoded by the coding sequence ATGAGCTATCCCTACACACGCCCGCGGCGGATGCGCCGCGACGAGTTTTCGCGCCGCCTGATGCGCGAGACGGTCCTCACCGCGAACGACCTGATCTATCCGGTGTTCGTGCACGAACTGAACGGCCGCGCCGCGGTCGGCTCGATGCCCGGCATCGAGCGGCTGTCGATCGACGAGTTGCTGCGCGTGGCCGAGCAGGCCAGCGAGCTGCGCGTGCCGGCATTGGCGCTGTTCCCGGTCACCGCGCCGGACGCCAAATCGCTGACCGCCGAGGACGCCTGGCGCGAAGACGGCCTGTGCCAGCGCGCGGTGCGCGCGCTCAAGCAGCACTTCCCGGAGCTGGGCGTGATCACCGATGTCGCCCTGGACCCGTACACCACCCACGGCCAGGACGGCCTGATCGACGACAGCGGCTACGTCATGAACGACGAAACCGTGGAAGCCTTGGTCAAGCAGGCGCTGTCGCACGCGGTCGCTGGCGCCGACGTGGTCGCGCCCAGCGACATGATGGACGGCCGCATCGGCCGCATCCGCGAGGCGCTGGAACTCGAAGGCCACATCCATACCCGCATCCTGGCCTACAGCGCCAAGTACGCGTCCAGTTTCTACGGCCCGTTCCGCGACGCCGTCGGCAGCGCCGGCGCGCTGGGCAAGGGCAACAAATACACGTACCAGATGGACCCGGCCAACAGCGACGAGGCCATGCGCGAGATCGCGCTCGACCTCGACGAAGGCGCCGACATGATCATGGTCAAACCTGGCATGCCCTACCTGGACATCGTGCGCCGCGCCAAGGACGAGTTCGGCGCGCCGACCTTCGTCTATCAGGTCAGCGGCGAGTACGCGATGCTGCGCGCGGCGATCCAGAACGGCTGGCTGGACGAGCGCGGCTGCGTGCTGGAGGCGCTGACCTCGATCAAGCGCGCCGGCGCCGACGGCGTGCTGACCTATTTCGCGCTGGACGCGGCGCGCTGGTTGCGCGAGGCGAAATAA
- a CDS encoding TolB-like protein produces the protein MRRATALSGLSLLSALLLAMPAAGFLSEFGIEGMGVVSTPHAEVRASVSPDGRRIVWGSTDRPGGAGGWDLWQASLKQGRWQEPAPLALNTGAKEFAPAFSADGRWLYFFSDRPGGRGGDDLYRAPVLADGSYGPAQSLGAGVNGRGDEWAPTPSRDGRHLLFASNSFGGAGRHDLFVARWNGKAYVDPKPVAGVNTAADEFDAAWLGDGRAIVFARSANVDKDPIRLYVAQCDGAKYADAAPLSLSFNGEDGYTLGPAIDWNKPGELLITGSAKAPKAGKLDIYRMKAPAATGQGGCIAP, from the coding sequence ATGCGGCGCGCCACGGCCTTGTCCGGTCTCAGTCTACTCTCAGCCTTGCTGCTGGCCATGCCCGCTGCGGGCTTTCTGTCGGAGTTCGGCATCGAGGGCATGGGCGTGGTCTCCACCCCGCATGCGGAAGTGCGCGCCAGTGTGAGTCCCGACGGGCGGCGTATCGTCTGGGGCAGCACCGACCGCCCCGGCGGCGCGGGTGGCTGGGATCTGTGGCAGGCCAGCCTGAAACAGGGGCGTTGGCAGGAGCCTGCGCCGCTGGCGCTAAACACCGGCGCCAAGGAGTTCGCCCCGGCCTTCAGCGCCGACGGCCGCTGGCTGTACTTCTTCTCCGACCGTCCCGGCGGACGCGGCGGCGACGATCTGTACCGCGCGCCGGTGCTCGCCGACGGGAGTTATGGCCCTGCGCAGAGCCTGGGCGCGGGCGTGAACGGCCGCGGCGACGAATGGGCGCCCACGCCCAGCCGCGACGGCCGCCATCTGCTGTTCGCCAGCAACAGCTTCGGCGGCGCGGGTCGCCACGATCTGTTCGTCGCGCGCTGGAACGGCAAGGCCTATGTCGATCCCAAGCCGGTGGCCGGGGTGAACACCGCCGCCGACGAGTTCGACGCGGCCTGGCTGGGCGACGGCCGCGCGATCGTGTTCGCGCGTTCGGCGAATGTCGATAAGGACCCGATCCGGCTCTACGTGGCCCAGTGCGACGGCGCCAAGTACGCGGACGCCGCGCCGCTGTCGCTATCGTTCAACGGCGAGGACGGCTACACCCTGGGCCCGGCGATCGACTGGAACAAACCCGGCGAATTGCTGATCACCGGCAGCGCGAAAGCGCCGAAGGCCGGCAAGCTGGACATCTATCGGATGAAGGCGCCCGCGGCGACGGGGCAGGGCGGTTGCATCGCGCCGTGA
- the aroE gene encoding shikimate dehydrogenase → MSIPRYAVIGHPVAHSLSPRIHAAFGRQLGIALEYVAIDAAPEQFDALLAEFAAEGGLGANITLPHKTRAASICTHLSERARRAGAANTLIRSATGWEGDNTDGAGLIRDLTDRHGLDLRERRTLLIGAGGAARGVAPALLDAGIGDLYIVNRTPERADALADALGLPGRVHPRYMKDMVALGTFDLIVNATSAARDAELPALPMSLANPRTAAVDLSYGEVAIPFLAWAKAASAHDRIDGLGMLVEQAAESFERWHRVRPETDPVYAALRERDDALVTAD, encoded by the coding sequence ATGTCCATTCCACGTTATGCGGTGATCGGCCACCCGGTGGCGCACTCGCTGTCGCCGCGGATCCACGCCGCGTTCGGACGGCAACTCGGCATCGCACTGGAGTACGTCGCCATCGACGCCGCGCCGGAGCAGTTCGACGCCTTGCTGGCCGAGTTCGCGGCCGAGGGCGGCCTGGGCGCCAACATCACGCTGCCGCACAAGACGCGCGCGGCCAGCATCTGCACGCACCTGAGCGAACGCGCGCGCCGCGCCGGCGCCGCCAACACCCTGATCCGCAGCGCCACCGGCTGGGAAGGCGACAACACCGACGGCGCCGGCCTGATACGCGACCTCACCGATCGCCACGGCCTGGACCTGCGCGAACGCCGCACCCTGCTGATCGGCGCCGGCGGCGCCGCGCGCGGCGTCGCGCCGGCGTTGCTGGATGCCGGCATCGGCGACCTCTACATCGTCAACCGCACGCCCGAACGCGCCGATGCGCTGGCCGATGCGTTGGGCCTGCCCGGCCGCGTGCATCCGCGCTACATGAAGGACATGGTCGCGCTGGGCACCTTCGACCTGATCGTCAACGCCACCTCGGCCGCGCGCGACGCGGAGTTGCCGGCGCTGCCGATGTCGCTGGCCAATCCGCGCACCGCCGCGGTCGATCTGAGCTACGGCGAGGTGGCGATCCCGTTCCTGGCCTGGGCCAAGGCGGCCAGCGCGCACGATCGCATCGACGGCCTGGGCATGCTGGTCGAACAGGCCGCCGAGAGCTTCGAACGCTGGCACCGCGTGCGCCCGGAGACCGACCCGGTCTACGCCGCGCTGCGCGAACGCGACGACGCCCTGGTCACCGCCGACTGA
- a CDS encoding DUF952 domain-containing protein, which yields MPTESASSDAMQADTVYHFADPADWARAQRDGEYRNAGLQREGFLHCATQAQLADVIERHQRGRGELILLHLDAAALGDVLRYDPSPRSGQAYPHVYGPIPLSAVRTAVAFQAPD from the coding sequence ATGCCGACCGAATCCGCCAGTAGCGACGCCATGCAAGCCGACACCGTCTACCACTTCGCCGATCCCGCCGACTGGGCGCGCGCGCAGCGCGATGGCGAGTACCGCAACGCGGGCCTGCAGCGTGAAGGCTTCCTGCATTGCGCAACGCAGGCGCAACTGGCGGACGTGATCGAACGGCACCAGCGCGGCCGCGGCGAATTGATCCTGTTGCACCTGGACGCCGCTGCGCTGGGCGATGTCTTGCGCTACGACCCCAGCCCACGCAGCGGCCAGGCCTACCCGCACGTCTACGGGCCGATACCGCTGAGCGCGGTGCGCACGGCCGTAGCCTTTCAGGCGCCGGACTGA
- a CDS encoding YkgJ family cysteine cluster protein codes for MHCREHCGACCTAPSIASPIPGMPYGKPAGMPCVQLDDQLRCRLFGRPERPAFCGSLQPSADMCGADRDEAMALLSALEIATRPDAASPPPVGAT; via the coding sequence ATGCACTGCCGCGAACACTGCGGGGCCTGCTGCACCGCGCCCTCGATCGCCTCACCGATTCCGGGCATGCCGTACGGCAAACCCGCGGGCATGCCCTGCGTGCAGCTGGACGACCAACTGCGCTGCCGCTTGTTCGGCCGGCCCGAGCGCCCGGCGTTCTGCGGCTCGTTGCAGCCGTCGGCGGACATGTGCGGCGCCGATCGCGATGAGGCGATGGCGCTGCTGTCGGCGCTGGAAATCGCCACGCGTCCCGATGCGGCCTCGCCGCCGCCTGTGGGAGCGACCTAA
- a CDS encoding DUF58 domain-containing protein gives MPRPAPALLALLVLWGAFGLVASIGWVPARWWWIAGAALAAIAAVDAWRVHRAATPRVRRSMPDTWPIGLEREVSLSLDADARRQALDVFDLYPGGWTMQGLPRRLALRRGETSSIDYRLRADERGDFAFDGVQLRLHSPWRLWWQSRVAGAVQPVRVFPNFAPLAKFAMFSAEQASRLVGAHLKRRRGEGTDFHQMREYRVGDSLRQIDWKATARARRLISREYQDERNQQLVLMLDTGRRLLARDGALSHFDRVLDAALVVAYLALRQGDAVGLLASGGASAWVPPRRGVGAIDSLLRASYALQPQPVATDFLAAATELSLRQRRRSLVMLVTNLRDEDMDDVLAAVQMLRKRHLVCVASLREDSLDAALADEVHDLRDAVRAGATAQYLEQRTAAHDALRHHGVMVLDVSCDQLAASLVEKYLAVKRDGLL, from the coding sequence GTGCCGCGACCGGCGCCGGCGCTGCTGGCCTTGCTGGTGCTGTGGGGCGCGTTCGGCCTGGTGGCCAGCATCGGATGGGTGCCGGCGCGATGGTGGTGGATCGCCGGCGCCGCGCTGGCCGCGATCGCCGCGGTCGACGCCTGGCGGGTGCACCGCGCGGCGACGCCGCGCGTGCGGCGCAGCATGCCCGACACCTGGCCGATCGGCCTGGAGCGCGAGGTCAGCCTGAGCCTGGACGCCGATGCGCGCCGGCAGGCGCTGGACGTGTTCGATCTGTATCCGGGCGGCTGGACGATGCAGGGCCTGCCGCGCCGTCTGGCCTTGCGACGCGGCGAAACCAGCAGCATCGATTACCGGCTGCGCGCCGACGAGCGCGGCGACTTCGCCTTCGACGGCGTGCAACTGCGCCTGCATTCGCCGTGGCGTTTGTGGTGGCAGTCGCGCGTGGCCGGCGCGGTGCAGCCGGTGCGGGTATTCCCGAACTTCGCGCCGCTGGCCAAGTTCGCCATGTTCAGTGCCGAACAGGCCTCGCGCCTGGTCGGCGCGCACCTCAAGCGCCGTCGCGGCGAAGGCACCGACTTCCACCAGATGCGCGAGTACCGCGTCGGCGACAGCCTGCGCCAGATCGACTGGAAGGCGACCGCGCGCGCGCGCCGCCTGATCTCGCGCGAGTACCAGGACGAGCGCAATCAGCAGCTGGTACTGATGCTGGACACCGGCCGTCGTCTGCTCGCGCGCGACGGCGCGCTCTCGCACTTCGACCGCGTGCTCGACGCGGCGCTGGTCGTGGCCTACCTGGCCCTGCGCCAGGGCGACGCGGTCGGCCTGCTCGCCAGCGGCGGCGCTTCGGCCTGGGTGCCGCCGCGCCGCGGCGTGGGCGCGATCGACAGCCTGCTGCGCGCCAGCTACGCCTTGCAGCCGCAGCCGGTCGCCACCGATTTCCTCGCCGCCGCCACCGAGCTGTCGCTGCGCCAGCGCCGGCGTTCGCTGGTGATGCTGGTCACCAACCTGCGCGACGAGGACATGGACGACGTGCTGGCCGCGGTGCAGATGCTGCGCAAGCGCCATCTGGTCTGCGTGGCCTCGCTGCGCGAGGACTCGCTGGACGCCGCGCTGGCCGACGAGGTGCACGACCTGCGCGACGCGGTCCGCGCCGGCGCCACCGCGCAGTACCTGGAGCAGCGCACCGCCGCCCACGACGCGCTGCGCCACCACGGCGTGATGGTGCTGGACGTGTCCTGCGACCAACTGGCCGCCTCGCTGGTGGAGAAATACCTGGCGGTGAAGCGCGACGGCTTGCTGTAA
- a CDS encoding MoxR family ATPase — translation MTTTPANVPAPITGTELAQRAAAVRDEVGKAFIGQDAALDQILIALLAGGHALIEGVPGLGKTLLVRALSKALDCGYARVQFTPDLMPSDISGHAVYDPKTESFNIRRGPVFTNLLLADEINRAPAKTQSALLEAMQELQVTIEGHSFELAPPFLTLATQNPVEQEGTYPLPEAQLDRFLLKVLIGYPSRADEKRMVSAVSQGRSASDFDLSQVQRVLGPEEIVAMQHGTALVTVDDAVIDYAVRIAAATREWPGIALGAGPRGSLALVRASRAQAVLSGRDFVTPDDVREIAKPALRHRIALAPEMQIEGQSPDDVLHALLAKVEAPRQ, via the coding sequence ATGACCACCACGCCCGCGAACGTGCCCGCACCGATCACCGGTACCGAACTGGCGCAACGCGCCGCCGCCGTGCGCGACGAGGTCGGCAAGGCCTTCATCGGCCAGGACGCCGCGCTGGACCAGATCCTGATCGCGCTGCTCGCCGGCGGCCACGCCCTGATCGAGGGCGTGCCCGGCCTGGGCAAGACCCTGCTGGTGCGCGCGCTGTCCAAGGCCCTGGACTGCGGCTATGCGCGCGTGCAGTTCACCCCCGACCTGATGCCCAGCGACATCAGCGGCCACGCGGTCTACGACCCCAAGACCGAAAGCTTCAACATCCGCCGCGGCCCGGTGTTCACCAACCTGCTGCTGGCCGACGAAATCAATCGCGCGCCGGCCAAGACCCAGTCGGCGCTGCTGGAGGCGATGCAGGAACTGCAGGTCACCATCGAAGGCCACAGCTTCGAGCTGGCGCCGCCGTTCCTGACCCTGGCCACGCAGAACCCGGTCGAGCAGGAGGGCACGTACCCGCTGCCGGAAGCGCAACTGGACCGCTTCTTGCTCAAGGTGCTGATCGGCTACCCCAGCCGCGCCGACGAGAAGCGCATGGTCAGCGCGGTCAGTCAGGGCCGCAGCGCCTCGGACTTCGACCTGTCGCAGGTGCAGCGCGTGCTGGGCCCGGAGGAGATCGTGGCCATGCAGCACGGCACCGCCCTGGTCACGGTCGACGATGCGGTCATCGATTACGCGGTGCGCATCGCCGCGGCCACGCGCGAATGGCCGGGCATCGCGCTGGGCGCCGGTCCGCGCGGCAGCCTGGCGCTGGTGCGCGCCTCGCGCGCGCAGGCGGTGCTGTCGGGCCGCGATTTCGTCACCCCCGACGACGTCCGCGAAATCGCCAAGCCGGCCTTGCGCCATCGCATCGCGCTGGCGCCGGAAATGCAGATCGAAGGCCAGTCGCCCGACGACGTGTTGCACGCGCTGCTGGCCAAGGTCGAAGCGCCGCGTCAATGA
- a CDS encoding DUF4350 domain-containing protein, translating into MNLRTGLATALVVLLLAGLGYWWWRTHERVEEWIDLPRSGEAASNPLYVLKLALKKDGVKALSRQRLQADRYPLGARDTVLLLRDPRQLSGADAERLLAWVHGGGHLIVRTPPPGELSAATPIPLLHELGVKFFPQRESDCVAMYVERQDSHVEFCQGRRFLLMERAATPLRAWGEDDSGYVFARLPQGRGSVDVVADLDFAANAAGKERAEAIKDVPHIALLRQLLAPNYRAGTVHLIYAADMPSLWMTLLLRSWMAWGPLLLALLLWLWRRAQRFGPQLPSPVSERRSLLEHVFASGEHAYRYGYGHLLHAAVRNAFLYRLRRRDPQAAALDGEPQAALLAERFKLSPAEIREALATPVARDHAAFRSRIATLIRLRNSL; encoded by the coding sequence ATGAACCTGCGCACCGGATTGGCCACCGCGCTGGTGGTCCTGCTGCTGGCGGGCTTGGGCTACTGGTGGTGGCGCACGCACGAGCGGGTCGAGGAATGGATCGACCTGCCGCGCAGCGGCGAGGCGGCCAGCAATCCGCTGTACGTGCTCAAGCTGGCCTTGAAGAAGGACGGCGTGAAGGCGCTCTCGCGCCAGCGCCTGCAAGCCGACCGCTATCCGCTGGGCGCGCGCGACACCGTGCTGCTGCTGCGCGATCCGCGCCAGCTGTCGGGTGCCGACGCCGAACGCCTGCTGGCCTGGGTGCACGGCGGCGGGCACCTGATCGTGCGCACGCCGCCGCCGGGCGAACTCAGCGCGGCCACGCCGATACCGTTGCTGCACGAGCTTGGGGTGAAATTCTTCCCGCAGCGCGAATCCGATTGCGTGGCGATGTACGTCGAGCGCCAGGATTCGCATGTCGAGTTCTGTCAGGGCCGACGGTTCCTGCTGATGGAGCGCGCGGCCACGCCGCTGCGCGCCTGGGGCGAGGACGACAGCGGCTACGTGTTCGCGCGCCTGCCGCAGGGGCGCGGCAGCGTCGACGTGGTGGCCGATCTGGATTTTGCGGCCAACGCCGCCGGCAAGGAGCGCGCCGAGGCGATCAAGGACGTGCCGCATATCGCCTTGCTGCGTCAGCTGCTGGCGCCGAACTACCGCGCCGGCACCGTGCATCTGATCTACGCGGCGGACATGCCCTCGCTGTGGATGACCCTGCTGCTGCGCAGTTGGATGGCCTGGGGGCCGCTGCTGCTGGCGCTGCTGCTATGGCTGTGGCGGCGCGCGCAGCGCTTCGGCCCACAGCTGCCGTCGCCGGTCAGCGAGCGCCGTTCGCTGCTCGAACACGTCTTCGCCAGCGGCGAGCACGCCTACCGCTACGGCTACGGCCATCTGCTGCATGCCGCCGTGCGAAACGCCTTCCTGTACCGCCTGCGCCGCCGCGATCCGCAGGCCGCCGCGCTCGACGGCGAGCCGCAGGCGGCGCTGTTGGCCGAACGATTCAAGCTGTCGCCCGCGGAGATCCGCGAGGCGCTGGCCACGCCGGTCGCGCGCGATCACGCCGCGTTCCGTTCCCGCATCGCCACTTTGATCCGACTGAGAAACTCCCTATGA
- a CDS encoding DUF4129 domain-containing protein: protein MKIESLTVALRPRTAWEAVELGSALARRHAAAIWKSYLLLTLPLFVALNAAAWALDKLWLATLLMWWLKPVFDRIPLYVLSRAVFGDVPGTRQTLRAQLSWGLRWGWSYLTWRRLSPARSLYMPVDFLEGGRGAEARQRRNALGAPVYGVAALLTLVCFHFEGALYVGLATGAAIFIPNEYLSDSAQTVWQALLAEASWTQLASNALAWAATCAIAPFYVGAGFGLYLNRRTEIEGWDIEIVFRRLRARLSAASAPLLLALCLGMGMGLLPDASAQDAAPTAPMIAPAAEASSDDAATDEAASETFVEDEDAPPSIGAPLREPIGPADVDVDEDDEKAVQKAIAAREAKVPPTLDEVFGDARADDAGLRKAVEQAYKDPTVAPRRKVSSWKPRNPDPPKTPKNAPALEGLGAIIALIGKYGLWVLVGALALAIILTSPRWLRWLRDSVRAEQVEPEQVRTSVVIEPEPLPDDIPSAARRLWQAGRQRDALALLYRASVEAMVERAQVVLVPGATEAECLRASRKMPLAEDREAFAGTVRVWQYAAYAQRLPAIDEFDALLRTLSQRFGWAA, encoded by the coding sequence ATGAAGATCGAGTCGCTCACCGTCGCGTTGCGCCCGCGCACGGCCTGGGAAGCGGTGGAGCTGGGCAGCGCCCTGGCGCGCCGCCATGCCGCTGCGATCTGGAAGTCCTATCTGCTGCTGACCCTGCCGCTGTTCGTCGCGCTCAACGCCGCGGCCTGGGCGCTGGACAAGCTGTGGCTGGCGACGCTGCTGATGTGGTGGCTGAAGCCGGTATTCGACCGCATACCCTTGTACGTGCTGTCGCGGGCGGTGTTCGGCGACGTGCCGGGCACCCGCCAGACTTTGCGCGCGCAACTGAGTTGGGGCCTGCGCTGGGGCTGGTCGTACCTGACCTGGCGCCGGCTCAGTCCGGCGCGTTCGCTGTACATGCCGGTGGATTTTCTCGAGGGCGGGCGCGGCGCCGAGGCGCGCCAGCGCCGCAACGCATTGGGCGCGCCGGTGTACGGCGTGGCCGCGCTGCTGACCCTGGTCTGCTTCCATTTCGAGGGCGCGCTGTACGTGGGCCTGGCGACGGGCGCGGCGATCTTCATTCCCAACGAGTACCTGTCCGATTCCGCACAGACGGTCTGGCAGGCGCTGCTGGCGGAGGCGAGCTGGACGCAACTGGCCAGCAACGCGCTGGCCTGGGCCGCGACCTGCGCGATCGCGCCGTTCTATGTCGGCGCCGGCTTCGGCTTGTATCTCAACCGCCGTACCGAGATCGAAGGCTGGGACATCGAGATCGTGTTCCGCCGCCTGCGCGCGCGTCTGAGCGCGGCCAGCGCGCCGCTGCTGCTCGCGCTGTGCCTGGGCATGGGCATGGGCCTGCTGCCGGACGCATCGGCACAGGACGCCGCGCCGACGGCGCCGATGATCGCGCCGGCCGCGGAGGCGTCCAGCGACGATGCCGCAACGGACGAGGCGGCATCGGAAACCTTCGTCGAGGACGAGGACGCGCCGCCCTCGATCGGCGCGCCGCTGCGCGAGCCGATCGGGCCGGCCGATGTCGACGTCGACGAGGACGACGAGAAGGCCGTGCAGAAGGCCATCGCCGCGCGCGAAGCGAAGGTGCCGCCGACGCTGGACGAGGTCTTCGGCGACGCGCGCGCGGACGACGCCGGCCTGCGCAAGGCGGTCGAACAGGCCTACAAGGATCCGACCGTCGCGCCGCGGCGCAAGGTCTCGTCCTGGAAACCGCGCAATCCCGACCCGCCCAAGACGCCCAAGAACGCACCGGCGCTGGAAGGGCTGGGCGCGATCATCGCCTTGATCGGCAAGTACGGCCTGTGGGTGCTGGTCGGCGCGCTGGCGCTGGCGATCATCCTCACTTCGCCGCGCTGGCTGCGTTGGCTGCGCGACAGCGTGCGCGCCGAACAGGTCGAGCCCGAACAGGTCCGCACCAGCGTGGTCATCGAACCCGAGCCGCTGCCCGACGACATTCCCAGCGCCGCGCGCCGCCTGTGGCAGGCCGGCCGCCAGCGCGACGCGCTGGCCCTGCTGTACCGCGCCAGCGTGGAAGCCATGGTCGAGCGCGCGCAGGTGGTGCTGGTGCCGGGCGCGACCGAGGCCGAGTGCCTGCGCGCCTCGCGCAAGATGCCGCTGGCCGAGGACCGCGAAGCCTTCGCCGGCACCGTGCGCGTGTGGCAGTACGCCGCCTACGCGCAGCGTCTGCCGGCCATCGACGAATTCGACGCCCTGCTGCGCACCCTCAGCCAACGCTTCGGGTGGGCCGCATGA
- a CDS encoding stage II sporulation protein M — protein sequence MKQERFVERHQAEWQELEAWLDARGDSAKRARAERRSWQGLPDYEVPARYRRLCQQLALARRRGYSAAVTDRLQALMQRGHGLLYRAPRPRWRRALEFLFAGFPRLVRAERGCMAAAAALFWVPLVTMFVAIQIQPDLASALFPPEQLAEFEHMYDPNSPLQKLGRGAETDVAMFGYYILNNVSIGFRTFASGFLFGLGSIVVLISNGVIIGGVAGHLQAVGHGDPFWRFVAGHSAPELNAIWIAGGAGLRLGLNLVAPGRRRRIDALIEGGIRGAKICVGVLAMLVFAAFVEAFWSSIPTIPAAIKYGVGALLWLLVGGWLYLGGRNQDVAIEDRIES from the coding sequence ATCAAGCAGGAACGTTTCGTCGAGCGCCACCAGGCCGAGTGGCAGGAGCTGGAAGCCTGGCTGGACGCGCGCGGCGACAGCGCCAAGCGCGCGCGCGCCGAACGTCGCAGCTGGCAGGGCCTGCCCGACTACGAAGTGCCGGCGCGTTACCGCCGCCTGTGCCAGCAGCTCGCGTTGGCGCGCCGGCGCGGCTACAGCGCCGCCGTCACCGACCGCCTGCAGGCACTGATGCAGCGCGGCCACGGCCTGCTGTACCGCGCGCCGCGTCCGCGCTGGCGGCGCGCGCTGGAGTTCCTGTTCGCCGGCTTCCCGCGCCTGGTGCGCGCCGAGCGCGGCTGCATGGCCGCGGCCGCGGCGCTGTTCTGGGTGCCGCTGGTCACGATGTTCGTCGCCATCCAGATCCAGCCCGACCTGGCCAGCGCGCTGTTCCCACCGGAACAGCTGGCCGAGTTCGAGCACATGTACGACCCCAACAGTCCGCTGCAGAAGCTCGGCCGCGGCGCCGAGACCGACGTGGCGATGTTCGGCTATTACATCCTCAACAACGTCAGCATCGGCTTCCGCACCTTCGCCAGCGGCTTCCTGTTCGGGCTGGGCTCGATCGTGGTGCTGATCAGCAACGGCGTGATCATCGGCGGCGTGGCCGGGCATCTGCAGGCGGTCGGCCACGGCGATCCGTTCTGGCGCTTCGTCGCCGGACACTCGGCGCCGGAACTCAACGCGATCTGGATCGCCGGCGGCGCCGGCCTGCGCCTGGGCCTGAACCTGGTCGCGCCGGGACGGCGGCGGCGCATCGACGCCTTGATCGAAGGCGGCATACGCGGCGCCAAGATCTGCGTCGGCGTGCTGGCGATGCTGGTGTTCGCCGCGTTCGTGGAAGCGTTCTGGTCGTCGATCCCGACCATACCGGCGGCGATCAAGTACGGCGTGGGCGCGCTGCTGTGGCTGCTGGTCGGCGGCTGGCTGTACCTGGGCGGACGCAACCAGGACGTGGCGATCGAGGACCGGATCGAGTCATGA